In the Pontibacillus sp. HMF3514 genome, TTGCCTTTTTTCATCAATCCTTGAACACCTTGGTGAAGGGTATCAATAATCGATTGCTTACGTTCCTGAACCTTGAAAAAGTTAAGGGTTGGTTCAGAAGTTTCAATACCGAATGTATCCGCTTCTTTGGTTTGCTTGAACACTTCTGCGCTTCGTAGTAACGCTTTTGATGGGATGCATCCCTTATGTAGGCAAGTTCCGCCTAGTTTTCCACTTTCAACAATTGCTGTTTTAAGTCCGAGTTGGGAAGCACGAACGGCGGCTACATAGCCACCAGTTCCCCCACCAAGGACGACTAAATCATACTCTTCAGCCATTGGTTTCTCCCCTTTCACCCAATAGGATTGGGATAGGTTTTCGCTTCTTCTTCTTCACGAAGCACGCGTAGCGCGCCTTCTGTTAATGCTTGTAATTCGTTTTCACCAGGATAGATCAGGCAATCTGCAATCCAGTTCACACGCTCAGAGATTTTCGCTACGAATTCTTTTCCGTATGCTAATCCTCCAGTTAATGCAATTGCATCAACTTTTCCGTGTAGAACGGCACTCATTTGCGCGATTTCTTTTGCAATCTGATAAGCCATTGCATCGTACACGCGCTCAGCTTCCTCATCTCCAGCTTCAATTCGCTTTTCTACCTCTAATGCATCGTTTGTATCTAGATACGCCATGAACCCGCCTTGTCCAACGAGTTTTTTCATGATTTCCTCACGATAGTATTCACCAGAGAAGCACAGGGATACAAGGTCACCAGCTGGAACCGTTCCTGCACGTTCAGGTGAGAAAGGCCCGTCTCCGTGTAAACCATTGTTCACATCAACAACGCGGCCCTTTTTGTGAGCTCCTACTGTAATACCGCCACCCATATGTGTCACGATAATATTCAAATCTTCGTAAGGACGTTCTAGATCTTTAGCCACTCTTCTCGCTACTGCTTTTTGGTTTAAAGCATGGAAAATACT is a window encoding:
- the buk gene encoding butyrate kinase yields the protein MQQHYRILVINPGSTSTKIGVFSNEQCIFEETIRHSVEETAQYNRIIDQYEFRKNTILEALDHEGMNISKLDAVCGRGGLLRPIEGGTYEVNDAMIEDLKMGFNGEHASNLGGIIASEIASGLNIPSFIVDPVVVDELDNVARYSGVPEIPRKSIFHALNQKAVARRVAKDLERPYEDLNIIVTHMGGGITVGAHKKGRVVDVNNGLHGDGPFSPERAGTVPAGDLVSLCFSGEYYREEIMKKLVGQGGFMAYLDTNDALEVEKRIEAGDEEAERVYDAMAYQIAKEIAQMSAVLHGKVDAIALTGGLAYGKEFVAKISERVNWIADCLIYPGENELQALTEGALRVLREEEEAKTYPNPIG